The Vulpes vulpes isolate BD-2025 chromosome 8, VulVul3, whole genome shotgun sequence genome has a window encoding:
- the CAPZA3 gene encoding F-actin-capping protein subunit alpha-3: MSLSVLSRKEKERVIRRLLIQAPPGEFVNAFDDLCLLIRDEKLMHHQGECAGHQHCQKYSLPLCIDGNPVLLSHHNVVGDYRFFDYQSKLSFKFDLLQNQLRDIQSHGIIRNETEYLRNVVLCALKLYVNDHYPTGNCNVLRKSVKNKEFLIACIEDHSYETRDCWNGLWKSKWIFQINPFLTQVTGRIFVQAHFFRAVNLHIEISKDLKESLEVVNQAQLALNFARLVEEQENIFQAAVLEELQELSNEALRKILRRDLPVTRTLIDWQRILSDLNLVMYPKLGYVIYSRSVLCNWII; this comes from the coding sequence ATGTCACTTAGTGTTCTgagtaggaaagagaaagaaagagtaattCGCAGACTGTTAATACAAGCTCCTCCAGGGGAATTTGTAAACGCTTTTGATGATCTCTGTCTGCTTATCCGTGATGAAAAACTCATGCACCATCAAGGTGAGTGTGCAGGCCACCAACACTGCCAAAAATACTCTTTACCACTCTGCATCGATGGAAATCCAGTACTCTTATCTCACCACAACGTAGTGGGTGACTACCGATTTTTTGACTATCAAAGCAAACTTTCTTTCAAATTCGACCTGCTTCAAAACCAGCTAAGAGACATCCAAAGTCACGGTATCATTCGGAATGAGACAGAATACCTGAGAAATGTTGTTCTGTGCGCCTTAAAGCTGTATGTGAATGACCACTATCCAACAGGAAATTGCAACGTGCTGAGAAAATCGGTGAAAAATAAGGAGTTCTTGATAGCCTGCATTGAGGATCACAGCTATGAAACAAGAGATTGCTGGAATGGCCTTTGGAAATCTAAGTGGATTTTCCAAATAAATCCATTTCTAACCCAAGTAACAGGAAGAATTTTTGTGCAAGCTCATTTCTTCAGGGCTGTCAACCTTCATATTGAAATCTCCAAGGACCTGAAAGAAAGCTTGGAAGTAGTTAACCAAGCTCAACTGGCTTTAAATTTTGCGAGGCTTGTGGAAGAGCAAGAGAATATATTTCAAGCTGCAGTCTTAGAAGAATTACAGGAGTTATCGAACGAAGCCCTGAGAAAAATTCTACGAAGAGATCTTCCAGTGACCCGCACTCTTATTGACTGGCAAAGGATACTCTCTGACTTGAATCTGGTGATGTATCCTAAATTAGGATATGTCATTTATTCAAGAAGTGTGTTATGCAACTGGATAATATAA